The following proteins are co-located in the Solanum pennellii chromosome 1, SPENNV200 genome:
- the LOC107006322 gene encoding protein prenyltransferase alpha subunit repeat-containing protein 1 isoform X4: MDEPDPLELLNHLEGILESDPLIDEIGFIHPSQFVLLNEDVGTPSTSVDSVQTTNFRTLFWIRDHKLGISTKVLFPLYVAAKNAFVEAYKNYKLLQRDDKHASMCCSSSSLSLESELMKHSRALLILSCDFGTAWNSRKLVLSKKQSLSMFMNELIFSSVILSHSPKSEQAWSQRRWVIKMIAGNCSNLQEIMERESELVKKLAERSKMNYRAWYHRCWLVSYMSVEQVLQEFNKSREWAGLHVADNSCFHYRERLMLRLFEESEHSQDQDASFDPELHKLLKDEFNWVEKLIKRYVGREALWLHRRFLLTCWIRYFACGDHDRSLASNQRNIRAVDIDMLIDNELELFRSCTILPDSDFEDYQAQATFAATYMQLAGALAIDIQKVETSRVKSLLTNVCPEKSLLWNYLPELCM; encoded by the exons TGATGAAATAGGATTCATTCACCCTTCCCAGTTTGTCTTATTGAATGAAGATGTTGGCACTCCTTCAACATCTGTTGATTCTGTACAAACAACAAACTTTAGGACACTTTTCTGGATTAGGGATCACAAGTTGGGCATCTCAACCAAGGTTCTCTTTCCACTTTATGTTGCGGCCAAGAATGCATTTGTGGaagcatataaaaattataaattgctCCAAAGAGATGATAAACATGCTTCAATGTGTTGCTCATCTTCTTCACTTAGTCTCGAAAGTGAATTGATGAAGCACAGTAGGGCACTATTGATTCTAAGTTGTGATTTTGGAACAGCATGGAATTCCAG GAAGCTTGTCCTGTCAAAGAAGCAATCTCTTTCCATGTTCATGAATGAGCTTATCTTTTCATCTGTGATTCTCTCTCATTCACCTAAAAGTGAACAAGCATGGAGCCAAAG GAGGTGGGTGATCAAGATGATTGCTGGAAATTGTTCAAATCTGCAAGAGATTATGGAAAGAGAATCCGAGTTAGTGAAAAAACTAGCAGAG AGATCAAAGATGAATTATCGTGCATGGTATCACCGTTGCTGGTTAGTTTCCTACATGTCAGTGGAACAG GTTCTGCAGGAGTTTAACAAGTCACGGGAGTGGGCTGGCCTCCATGTTGCTGATAACTCTTGCTTTCATTACCGTGAA CGGTTGATGCTTCGTCTGTTTGAAGAATCAGAACATAGCCAGGATCAAGATGCTAGCTTTGATCCAGAACTTCATAAATTGTTGAAG GATGAGTTCAACTGGGTGGAGAAGTTGATAAAACGTTATGTGGGGAGAGAG GCATTGTGGCTTCATCGCCGCTTCCTCTTAACTTGCTGGATAAGATATTTTGCATGTGGTGATCATGATAGATCCTTGGCTTCTAACCAGAGAAACATCAGGGCGGTTGATATTGACATGCTCATAGATAATGAATTAGAACTATTCCGTTCCTGCACAATTCTACCCGACAGTGACTTTGAGGACTATCAAGCTCAAGCAACCTTTGCTGCTACTTATATG CAATTAGCAGGGGCTCTGGCTATTGATATTCAAAAGGTGGAAACAAGCAGAGTGAAGTCACTCCTGACTAATGTATGCCCAGAAAAGAGCTTACTTTGGAATTATTTGCCTGAGCTATGTATGTGA
- the LOC107006322 gene encoding uncharacterized protein LOC107006322 isoform X2, producing MDEPDPLELLNHLEGILESDPLIDEIGFIHPSQFVLLNEDVGTPSTSVDSVQTTNFRTLFWIRDHKLGISTKVLFPLYVAAKNAFVEAYKNYKLLQRDDKHASMCCSSSSLSLESELMKHSRALLILSCDFGTAWNSRKLVLSKKQSLSMFMNELIFSSVILSHSPKSEQAWSQRRWVIKMIAGNCSNLQEIMERESELVKKLAERSKMNYRAWYHRCWLVSYMSVEQVLQEFNKSREWAGLHVADNSCFHYRERLMLRLFEESEHSQDQDASFDPELHKLLKALWLHRRFLLTCWIRYFACGDHDRSLASNQRNIRAVDIDMLIDNELELFRSCTILPDSDFEDYQAQATFAATYMVWLKRVLCFIYFFNLAVSFELFTQLILYVLNQQLAGALAIDIQKVETSRVKSLLTNVCPEKSLLWNYLPELCM from the exons TGATGAAATAGGATTCATTCACCCTTCCCAGTTTGTCTTATTGAATGAAGATGTTGGCACTCCTTCAACATCTGTTGATTCTGTACAAACAACAAACTTTAGGACACTTTTCTGGATTAGGGATCACAAGTTGGGCATCTCAACCAAGGTTCTCTTTCCACTTTATGTTGCGGCCAAGAATGCATTTGTGGaagcatataaaaattataaattgctCCAAAGAGATGATAAACATGCTTCAATGTGTTGCTCATCTTCTTCACTTAGTCTCGAAAGTGAATTGATGAAGCACAGTAGGGCACTATTGATTCTAAGTTGTGATTTTGGAACAGCATGGAATTCCAG GAAGCTTGTCCTGTCAAAGAAGCAATCTCTTTCCATGTTCATGAATGAGCTTATCTTTTCATCTGTGATTCTCTCTCATTCACCTAAAAGTGAACAAGCATGGAGCCAAAG GAGGTGGGTGATCAAGATGATTGCTGGAAATTGTTCAAATCTGCAAGAGATTATGGAAAGAGAATCCGAGTTAGTGAAAAAACTAGCAGAG AGATCAAAGATGAATTATCGTGCATGGTATCACCGTTGCTGGTTAGTTTCCTACATGTCAGTGGAACAG GTTCTGCAGGAGTTTAACAAGTCACGGGAGTGGGCTGGCCTCCATGTTGCTGATAACTCTTGCTTTCATTACCGTGAA CGGTTGATGCTTCGTCTGTTTGAAGAATCAGAACATAGCCAGGATCAAGATGCTAGCTTTGATCCAGAACTTCATAAATTGTTGAAG GCATTGTGGCTTCATCGCCGCTTCCTCTTAACTTGCTGGATAAGATATTTTGCATGTGGTGATCATGATAGATCCTTGGCTTCTAACCAGAGAAACATCAGGGCGGTTGATATTGACATGCTCATAGATAATGAATTAGAACTATTCCGTTCCTGCACAATTCTACCCGACAGTGACTTTGAGGACTATCAAGCTCAAGCAACCTTTGCTGCTACTTATATGGTGTGGCTCAAAAGGGTACTTtgcttcatatattttttcaatctcGCAGTAAGTTTTGAACTTTTCACACAGttgattttatatgttttgaacCAGCAATTAGCAGGGGCTCTGGCTATTGATATTCAAAAGGTGGAAACAAGCAGAGTGAAGTCACTCCTGACTAATGTATGCCCAGAAAAGAGCTTACTTTGGAATTATTTGCCTGAGCTATGTATGTGA
- the LOC107024904 gene encoding ribosomal L1 domain-containing protein 1-like, which yields MESAPPAASAAATKVSRSTVEKAVSALLKWKESKSKTEKPQLLPQDDFIYLNLTLKKIPPKPRTNAFRIPFPHPLHDASSELCLIIDDRPNSKLTSDAAKKIIKSQNIPITKVIKLSKLKTNYKPFEAKRKLCDSYDLFLVDRRIVHLLPKLLGKQFFKKKKLPLPLDLTHKNWKEQVERACGSGLFYLRTGTCCMMRIGKGSMDSAQIVDNAFEAINGVVQVVPKKWGGVRSLHLRLSDSLALPLYQALPEIKLKIQGFKEKEAEGGDEEMSGGLVEVEESGRKAEEGSGKKKGKNKGRIHEVRYMDLDSGVDELGSDDDDVGNNEEEENGDEDIEESDDHEVEKVKKGKAGKGSIQSELNGEKKAKKLKKAEQQKTSKLSLKDGKKKKSSELEKKLKDGSVKAKSKRSKDKSI from the coding sequence ATGGAGTCTGCTCCACCCGCCGCCTCCGCCGCCGCCACCAAGGTTAGCCGCTCCACAGTAGAGAAGGCAGTGAGTGCTCTTCTCAAATGGAAAGAGTCCAAGTCGAAAACTGAAAAACCCCAATTACTCCCACAAGACGATTTCATCTACCTTAATCTCACTCTTAAGAAAATACCACCAAAACCTCGTACAAACGCTTTCAGAATCCCTTTCCCTCACCCTCTCCATGATGCTTCCTCAGAACTCTGCCTTATCATTGATGACAGACCCAATTCCAAGCTCACTTCCGATGCTGCCAAAAAGATTATTAAATCCCAAAACATACCCATCACCAAAGTCATTAAGCTTTCTAAGCTTAAGACTAACTACAAACCCTTTGAAGCAAAGAGAAAGCTTTGTGATTCCTATGATCTTTTCTTGGTTGACAGAAGGATTGTTCATTTGCTTCCTAAGCTTCTAGGTAAGCagtttttcaagaaaaagaagCTGCCTTTGCCATTAGACTTGACACACAAGAATTGGAAGGAGCAAGTGGAAAGGGCTTGTGGGTCTGGGTTGTTTTACTTGAGGACTGGAACTTGTTGTATGATGAGGATTGGTAAGGGTTCAATGGACTCTGCACAGATTGTTGACAATGCCTTTGAAGCAATAAACGGTGTTGTTCAGGTGGTTCCCAAAAAATGGGGTGGTGTGAGAAGCTTGCACTTGAGACTTTCTGATTCTTTGGCATTACCTTTGTATCAAGCATTGCCTGAGATCAAACTCAAGATTCAGGGATTTAAGGAGAAAGAAGCTGAGGGTGGAGATGAAGAAATGAGTGGTGGTTTGGTTGAGGTTGAGGAGAGTGGAAGGAAAGCTGAAGAGGGATCAGGGAAGAAGAAGGGGAAGAATAAAGGGAGAATTCATGAAGTTAGGTATATGGACTTAGACTCTGGTGTAGATGAATTGGgaagtgatgatgatgatgttggtaataATGAAGAAGAGGAAAACGGTGATGAAGACATTGAGGAGAGTGATGATCATGAAGTTGAGAAAGTGAAAAAGGGGAAAGCTGGGAAGGGTAGTATCCAGAGTGAGTTGAACGGTGAGAAGAAggcaaaaaagttgaaaaaagcTGAGCAGCAAAAAACAAGTAAGTTGTCTTTGAAAGatggaaagaagaagaagagttcTGAGCTAGAGAAAAAGCTGAAGGATGGGTCAGTGAAGGCAAAGAGTAAGAGAAGCAAAGATAAGAGCATATGA
- the LOC107008167 gene encoding pentatricopeptide repeat-containing protein At3g03580-like, translating into MGKVKDADRLFEKIPEKNVVIWSIMIHGYSKNGLYKNSVECLTSMRNFGLVPNSFTIVGVLVGISGLKDLLLGQSVHGLMVKLGWEDNSFVGTSLLEAYAKCGNISDSCKIFEDIKSQGLVPWNAMIGALVHNELFEEAFLLFNRSRESGLFPNSMTIMALTQSCVAMGSKCLCESVHAMALKFGLVFNIQVNNSLLFLYSTLMELPAAWEIFDTMEKKDVISWSTMMSLLVHLEYASDAIKLFLHMRDSENEYDHLILMNLISACGISGNLKMGKSVHAQVVTHGFGSELPLLNAMITMYARCEDLNCSRTVFDHSTIKSMVSWTSIISGLLHNGRPREALDMFISVRIEENFFTDSVLLVSALTTAGEMVASELCMQLHCHTIKTGVTNYRSIQNSLISTYSKCGNVELANNVFEQMASLRDVVSWNAIINGYGINGHGETALSLFYEFRKSGGIPDSATYLSILSACSHSGLASDGLLIFSQIIEENRIEVGAEHYGCIADLLARAGYVPDASSFLNGDVKTLWKVILNECARNSDLKLAEFAARKFHEQIKKDPGQLVLLSNLYASVGRFKDAEALRSSMDTQKLIKVPGFSILTGNL; encoded by the coding sequence ATGGGAAAAGTTAAAGATGCAGATAGACTGTTTGAGAAAATACCTGAAAAGAATGTTGTTATTTGGTCAATCATGATCCATGGTTACTCTAAAAATGGGTTATACAAAAACTCAGTTGAATGTCTCACCTCAATGAGAAATTTTGGTTTAGTGCCTAACTCATTCACTATTGTGGGTGTTCTTGTGGGGATCTCAGGATTGAAGGACTTATTACTTGGACAATCAGTTCATGGGCTGATGGTGAAGTTGGGGTGGGAAGATAATTCATTTGTGGGCACTTCACTTCTAGAGGCTTATGCAAAATGTGGAAATATCAGTGACTCTTGCAAGATTTTTGAGGACATAAAAAGTCAAGGTCTAGTTCCATGGAATGCAATGATCGGTGCATTAGTACATAATGAACTATTTGAAGAGGCTTTCTTGTTATTTAATAGGTCTAGAGAGTCTGGTTTGTTTCCTAATTCAATGACAATTATGGCCTTGACACAGAGCTGTGTGGCAATGGGATCGAAATGCCTTTGTGAATCAGTTCATGCCATGGCTCTTAAGTTTGGTCTTGTGTTTAATATACAGGTCAACAATTCACTTCTTTTTCTGTATTCAACATTGATGGAGTTACCTGCTGCTTGGGAGATTTTCGATACAATGGAAAAGAAAGATGTCATCAGTTGGTCAACGATGATGAGCTTGTTGGTTCACCTAGAATATGCTTCAGATGCTATAAAGCTTTTCCTCCATATGAGGGACTCTGAGAATGAATATGATCATCTCATCCTAATGAATCTTATTTCAGCTTGTGGAATTTCGGGGAACTTGAAGATGGGAAAATCTGTTCATGCTCAAGTAGTAACTCATGGTTTTGGATCAGAGCTTCCTTTACTTAATGCCATGATTACTATGTATGCAAGATGTGAGGACTTGAATTGTTCAAGAACTGTGTTTGATCATTCAACCATTAAGAGTATGGTATCATGGACATCTATCATTTCAGGACTTTTGCATAATGGAAGGCCCAGGGAAGCACTAGATATGTTCATTAGTGTTAGAATTGAAGAAAATTTCTTCACTGATTCGGTTCTTCTAGTGAGTGCACTAACTACTGCTGGTGAAATGGTTGCTTCAGAACTCTGCATGCAGCTGCATTGCCATACTATAAAAACAGGAGTTACAAACTATAGAAGTATCCAGAATAGTCTCATATCAACCTACTCGAAGTGTGGGAATGTTGAACTTGCAAACAATGTTTTTGAGCAAATGGCATCTCTTCGTGATGTTGTATCATGGAATGCTATTATAAATGGGTATGGTATCAATGGCCATGGAGAAACTGCTCTTTCCCTGTTCTATGAGTTCAGAAAGAGTGGAGGAATACCTGACAGTGCTACTTACTTGAGCATTTTGAGTGCTTGTAGCCATTCAGGATTGGCAAGTGATGGTTTGTTGATCTTCAGTCAGATAATTGAAGAAAATAGAATCGAAGTTGGTGCAGAACATTATGGCTGTATCGCTGATTTGCTTGCTCGGGCAGGTTACGTGCCTGATGCAAGTTCATTCTTGAATGGAGATGTTAAGACTCTTTGGAAGGTTATATTGAACGAATGTGCACGTAATAGTGATTTAAAATTAGCAGAATTTGCTGCAAGAAAGTTTCATGAGCAGATTAAAAAAGATCCTGGTCAACTTGTACTACTCTCAAATCTTTATGCATCAGTTGGGAGATTTAAAGATGCAGAAGCCTTGAGGTCGAGCATGGACACACAGAAATTGATTAAAGTTCCAGGATTCAGCATTCTCACTGGAAATCTATAG
- the LOC107006322 gene encoding protein prenyltransferase alpha subunit repeat-containing protein 1 isoform X3: protein MDEPDPLELLNHLEGILESDPLIDEIGFIHPSQFVLLNEDVGTPSTSVDSVQTTNFRTLFWIRDHKLGISTKVLFPLYVAAKNAFVEAYKNYKLLQRDDKHASMCCSSSSLSLESELMKHSRALLILSCDFGTAWNSRKLVLSKKQSLSMFMNELIFSSVILSHSPKSEQAWSQRRWVIKMIAGNCSNLQEIMERESELVKKLAERSKMNYRAWYHRCWLVSYMSVEQVLQEFNKSREWAGLHVADNSCFHYRERLMLRLFEESEHSQDQDASFDPELHKLLKDEFNWVEKLIKRYVGREALWLHRRFLLTCWIRYFACGDHDRSLASNQRNIRAVDIDMLIDNELELFRSCTILPDSDFEDYQAQATFAATYMVWLKRQLAGALAIDIQKVETSRVKSLLTNVCPEKSLLWNYLPELCM from the exons TGATGAAATAGGATTCATTCACCCTTCCCAGTTTGTCTTATTGAATGAAGATGTTGGCACTCCTTCAACATCTGTTGATTCTGTACAAACAACAAACTTTAGGACACTTTTCTGGATTAGGGATCACAAGTTGGGCATCTCAACCAAGGTTCTCTTTCCACTTTATGTTGCGGCCAAGAATGCATTTGTGGaagcatataaaaattataaattgctCCAAAGAGATGATAAACATGCTTCAATGTGTTGCTCATCTTCTTCACTTAGTCTCGAAAGTGAATTGATGAAGCACAGTAGGGCACTATTGATTCTAAGTTGTGATTTTGGAACAGCATGGAATTCCAG GAAGCTTGTCCTGTCAAAGAAGCAATCTCTTTCCATGTTCATGAATGAGCTTATCTTTTCATCTGTGATTCTCTCTCATTCACCTAAAAGTGAACAAGCATGGAGCCAAAG GAGGTGGGTGATCAAGATGATTGCTGGAAATTGTTCAAATCTGCAAGAGATTATGGAAAGAGAATCCGAGTTAGTGAAAAAACTAGCAGAG AGATCAAAGATGAATTATCGTGCATGGTATCACCGTTGCTGGTTAGTTTCCTACATGTCAGTGGAACAG GTTCTGCAGGAGTTTAACAAGTCACGGGAGTGGGCTGGCCTCCATGTTGCTGATAACTCTTGCTTTCATTACCGTGAA CGGTTGATGCTTCGTCTGTTTGAAGAATCAGAACATAGCCAGGATCAAGATGCTAGCTTTGATCCAGAACTTCATAAATTGTTGAAG GATGAGTTCAACTGGGTGGAGAAGTTGATAAAACGTTATGTGGGGAGAGAG GCATTGTGGCTTCATCGCCGCTTCCTCTTAACTTGCTGGATAAGATATTTTGCATGTGGTGATCATGATAGATCCTTGGCTTCTAACCAGAGAAACATCAGGGCGGTTGATATTGACATGCTCATAGATAATGAATTAGAACTATTCCGTTCCTGCACAATTCTACCCGACAGTGACTTTGAGGACTATCAAGCTCAAGCAACCTTTGCTGCTACTTATATGGTGTGGCTCAAAAGG CAATTAGCAGGGGCTCTGGCTATTGATATTCAAAAGGTGGAAACAAGCAGAGTGAAGTCACTCCTGACTAATGTATGCCCAGAAAAGAGCTTACTTTGGAATTATTTGCCTGAGCTATGTATGTGA
- the LOC107006322 gene encoding protein prenyltransferase alpha subunit repeat-containing protein 1 isoform X1 produces MDEPDPLELLNHLEGILESDPLIDEIGFIHPSQFVLLNEDVGTPSTSVDSVQTTNFRTLFWIRDHKLGISTKVLFPLYVAAKNAFVEAYKNYKLLQRDDKHASMCCSSSSLSLESELMKHSRALLILSCDFGTAWNSRKLVLSKKQSLSMFMNELIFSSVILSHSPKSEQAWSQRRWVIKMIAGNCSNLQEIMERESELVKKLAERSKMNYRAWYHRCWLVSYMSVEQVLQEFNKSREWAGLHVADNSCFHYRERLMLRLFEESEHSQDQDASFDPELHKLLKDEFNWVEKLIKRYVGREALWLHRRFLLTCWIRYFACGDHDRSLASNQRNIRAVDIDMLIDNELELFRSCTILPDSDFEDYQAQATFAATYMVWLKRVLCFIYFFNLAVSFELFTQLILYVLNQQLAGALAIDIQKVETSRVKSLLTNVCPEKSLLWNYLPELCM; encoded by the exons TGATGAAATAGGATTCATTCACCCTTCCCAGTTTGTCTTATTGAATGAAGATGTTGGCACTCCTTCAACATCTGTTGATTCTGTACAAACAACAAACTTTAGGACACTTTTCTGGATTAGGGATCACAAGTTGGGCATCTCAACCAAGGTTCTCTTTCCACTTTATGTTGCGGCCAAGAATGCATTTGTGGaagcatataaaaattataaattgctCCAAAGAGATGATAAACATGCTTCAATGTGTTGCTCATCTTCTTCACTTAGTCTCGAAAGTGAATTGATGAAGCACAGTAGGGCACTATTGATTCTAAGTTGTGATTTTGGAACAGCATGGAATTCCAG GAAGCTTGTCCTGTCAAAGAAGCAATCTCTTTCCATGTTCATGAATGAGCTTATCTTTTCATCTGTGATTCTCTCTCATTCACCTAAAAGTGAACAAGCATGGAGCCAAAG GAGGTGGGTGATCAAGATGATTGCTGGAAATTGTTCAAATCTGCAAGAGATTATGGAAAGAGAATCCGAGTTAGTGAAAAAACTAGCAGAG AGATCAAAGATGAATTATCGTGCATGGTATCACCGTTGCTGGTTAGTTTCCTACATGTCAGTGGAACAG GTTCTGCAGGAGTTTAACAAGTCACGGGAGTGGGCTGGCCTCCATGTTGCTGATAACTCTTGCTTTCATTACCGTGAA CGGTTGATGCTTCGTCTGTTTGAAGAATCAGAACATAGCCAGGATCAAGATGCTAGCTTTGATCCAGAACTTCATAAATTGTTGAAG GATGAGTTCAACTGGGTGGAGAAGTTGATAAAACGTTATGTGGGGAGAGAG GCATTGTGGCTTCATCGCCGCTTCCTCTTAACTTGCTGGATAAGATATTTTGCATGTGGTGATCATGATAGATCCTTGGCTTCTAACCAGAGAAACATCAGGGCGGTTGATATTGACATGCTCATAGATAATGAATTAGAACTATTCCGTTCCTGCACAATTCTACCCGACAGTGACTTTGAGGACTATCAAGCTCAAGCAACCTTTGCTGCTACTTATATGGTGTGGCTCAAAAGGGTACTTtgcttcatatattttttcaatctcGCAGTAAGTTTTGAACTTTTCACACAGttgattttatatgttttgaacCAGCAATTAGCAGGGGCTCTGGCTATTGATATTCAAAAGGTGGAAACAAGCAGAGTGAAGTCACTCCTGACTAATGTATGCCCAGAAAAGAGCTTACTTTGGAATTATTTGCCTGAGCTATGTATGTGA
- the LOC107006322 gene encoding protein prenyltransferase alpha subunit repeat-containing protein 1 isoform X5 has protein sequence MCCSSSSLSLESELMKHSRALLILSCDFGTAWNSRKLVLSKKQSLSMFMNELIFSSVILSHSPKSEQAWSQRRWVIKMIAGNCSNLQEIMERESELVKKLAERSKMNYRAWYHRCWLVSYMSVEQVLQEFNKSREWAGLHVADNSCFHYRERLMLRLFEESEHSQDQDASFDPELHKLLKDEFNWVEKLIKRYVGREALWLHRRFLLTCWIRYFACGDHDRSLASNQRNIRAVDIDMLIDNELELFRSCTILPDSDFEDYQAQATFAATYMVWLKRVLCFIYFFNLAVSFELFTQLILYVLNQQLAGALAIDIQKVETSRVKSLLTNVCPEKSLLWNYLPELCM, from the exons ATGTGTTGCTCATCTTCTTCACTTAGTCTCGAAAGTGAATTGATGAAGCACAGTAGGGCACTATTGATTCTAAGTTGTGATTTTGGAACAGCATGGAATTCCAG GAAGCTTGTCCTGTCAAAGAAGCAATCTCTTTCCATGTTCATGAATGAGCTTATCTTTTCATCTGTGATTCTCTCTCATTCACCTAAAAGTGAACAAGCATGGAGCCAAAG GAGGTGGGTGATCAAGATGATTGCTGGAAATTGTTCAAATCTGCAAGAGATTATGGAAAGAGAATCCGAGTTAGTGAAAAAACTAGCAGAG AGATCAAAGATGAATTATCGTGCATGGTATCACCGTTGCTGGTTAGTTTCCTACATGTCAGTGGAACAG GTTCTGCAGGAGTTTAACAAGTCACGGGAGTGGGCTGGCCTCCATGTTGCTGATAACTCTTGCTTTCATTACCGTGAA CGGTTGATGCTTCGTCTGTTTGAAGAATCAGAACATAGCCAGGATCAAGATGCTAGCTTTGATCCAGAACTTCATAAATTGTTGAAG GATGAGTTCAACTGGGTGGAGAAGTTGATAAAACGTTATGTGGGGAGAGAG GCATTGTGGCTTCATCGCCGCTTCCTCTTAACTTGCTGGATAAGATATTTTGCATGTGGTGATCATGATAGATCCTTGGCTTCTAACCAGAGAAACATCAGGGCGGTTGATATTGACATGCTCATAGATAATGAATTAGAACTATTCCGTTCCTGCACAATTCTACCCGACAGTGACTTTGAGGACTATCAAGCTCAAGCAACCTTTGCTGCTACTTATATGGTGTGGCTCAAAAGGGTACTTtgcttcatatattttttcaatctcGCAGTAAGTTTTGAACTTTTCACACAGttgattttatatgttttgaacCAGCAATTAGCAGGGGCTCTGGCTATTGATATTCAAAAGGTGGAAACAAGCAGAGTGAAGTCACTCCTGACTAATGTATGCCCAGAAAAGAGCTTACTTTGGAATTATTTGCCTGAGCTATGTATGTGA